Proteins from one Microbacterium faecale genomic window:
- a CDS encoding SDR family NAD(P)-dependent oxidoreductase, whose protein sequence is MTRLEGKTALITGAASGIGLAVATRLATDGARVVIADRDTSAARAAAEGIRAQLATEDEIARAVTVDISDEDQVAAAFDELAATGWTPDVVVANAGVQLFGQDAKAADLDLDVWKRTVDINLTGTFLTVKHAVRTMLPAGGGSLILTGSPTGVNGEGKDFTAYSATKAGIHGLARTVAAAYARDGIRVNVVVPAYTETSLVTTISDDPEARASIVGRIPVGRAGTPEDVAGVMAFLASDDAAFATGATFTVDGGMTTL, encoded by the coding sequence ATGACACGTCTCGAGGGAAAGACCGCGCTCATCACGGGCGCCGCGAGCGGCATCGGTCTCGCGGTCGCGACACGGCTCGCGACTGACGGCGCGCGCGTCGTCATCGCCGACCGCGACACGTCCGCCGCCCGCGCAGCGGCCGAAGGGATCCGCGCACAGCTCGCGACAGAGGACGAGATCGCGCGCGCCGTCACCGTCGACATCTCCGACGAGGATCAGGTGGCGGCCGCGTTCGACGAGCTCGCCGCCACCGGCTGGACACCCGACGTCGTCGTCGCGAACGCCGGCGTGCAGCTGTTCGGCCAGGACGCGAAGGCCGCGGATCTCGACCTCGATGTCTGGAAGCGCACCGTCGACATCAACCTGACGGGGACGTTCCTCACCGTCAAGCACGCGGTGCGCACGATGCTGCCCGCGGGAGGCGGATCCCTCATCCTCACCGGCAGTCCGACGGGCGTCAACGGCGAGGGCAAGGACTTCACCGCCTACAGCGCGACGAAGGCCGGCATCCACGGGCTCGCGCGCACCGTCGCCGCCGCATACGCCCGCGACGGCATCCGCGTGAACGTGGTCGTGCCCGCCTACACGGAGACATCTCTCGTCACCACGATCAGCGACGACCCGGAGGCGCGCGCTTCGATCGTCGGGCGGATCCCCGTCGGGCGCGCCGGGACGCCGGAGGACGTCGCGGGCGTCATGGCGTTCCTCGCGAGCGACGACGCGGCGTTCGCGACCGGCGCGACATTCACGGTCGACGGCGGCATGACCACGCTGTAG
- a CDS encoding phosphogluconate dehydrogenase C-terminal domain-containing protein, which translates to MSETYSIAVIGAGGKMGMRVSNNLVQTDHDVRYVENSPAGQERTREAGRELTDGPTAVADADIIVLAVPDLALAAVTAEYVPQLKSGATCLTLDPAAAYAGLLTTRDDVIQAVAHPCHPSVFLERTTKEEWADTFGGIAAPQDAVAAIESDDEAKKKIVETTVRAIYAPVIDVHWVTIKQLAQLEPTLVETIACMIGELLNEALDEAIHTMGVPEAAARSILYGHTQVALANGLRGDNPFSDACLIAMKYGREAIIKDDWKKIFRDDELDKNLAQMLHLDKIER; encoded by the coding sequence ATGAGCGAGACGTACAGCATCGCCGTTATCGGCGCCGGCGGAAAGATGGGCATGCGCGTGTCCAACAACCTCGTGCAGACCGACCACGACGTCCGCTACGTCGAGAACTCGCCCGCGGGCCAGGAGCGCACGCGCGAGGCGGGCCGCGAGCTGACGGATGGTCCGACCGCGGTCGCCGATGCCGACATCATTGTGCTCGCGGTCCCGGATCTCGCGCTCGCCGCCGTCACCGCCGAGTACGTTCCGCAGCTGAAGTCGGGCGCGACCTGCCTGACGCTCGACCCGGCCGCCGCGTACGCCGGCCTGCTGACGACGCGCGACGACGTGATCCAGGCCGTCGCGCACCCGTGCCACCCGTCCGTCTTCCTCGAGCGCACCACGAAGGAGGAGTGGGCCGACACGTTCGGCGGGATCGCGGCCCCGCAGGATGCCGTCGCTGCGATCGAGAGCGACGATGAGGCGAAGAAGAAGATCGTCGAGACGACCGTGCGCGCGATCTACGCGCCGGTCATCGACGTGCACTGGGTCACGATCAAGCAGCTCGCGCAGCTCGAGCCGACGCTCGTCGAGACGATCGCCTGCATGATCGGCGAACTGCTCAACGAGGCCCTCGACGAGGCGATCCACACGATGGGCGTGCCCGAGGCCGCCGCGCGCAGCATCCTGTATGGCCACACGCAAGTGGCGCTCGCCAACGGCCTGCGCGGTGACAACCCCTTCAGCGATGCCTGCCTGATCGCGATGAAGTACGGGCGAGAGGCGATCATCAAGGACGACTGGAAGAAGATCTTCCGCGACGACGAGCTCGACAAGAACCTCGCGCAGATGCTGCACCTCGACAAGATCGAGCGCTGA
- a CDS encoding sugar phosphate isomerase/epimerase family protein, whose protein sequence is MIGLGTYAYFWQHAEGLTLAQAFDDAHAQGVELFQICDYAPLESMSDRELADAAHAARENGLTIELGTKGIEPERLFRFLRLAEAFDARLVRSMIHGPDSTPNIADAPAMLAPTVDAYAASGITLALETYEQVATADLVGVVEAVGSDALGICLDPANVVARLEQPTDCIALAAPHVKNVHVKDFAFARQDGWVGFTYSGVRMGSGLHDYAHLLDVVRPRERGINEIVEHWLPWQGDATTTIRTERDWTRATLEHLRSTP, encoded by the coding sequence GTGATCGGTCTCGGCACGTACGCATACTTCTGGCAGCACGCGGAGGGGCTCACGCTCGCGCAGGCGTTCGACGACGCGCATGCGCAGGGCGTCGAGCTGTTCCAGATCTGCGACTATGCGCCGCTCGAGTCGATGAGCGACCGAGAGCTGGCGGATGCGGCGCACGCCGCCCGCGAGAACGGGCTGACGATCGAGCTCGGCACCAAGGGCATCGAGCCGGAGCGTCTCTTCCGGTTCCTCCGGCTCGCCGAGGCGTTCGACGCGCGCCTCGTGCGCAGCATGATCCACGGCCCCGATTCGACGCCGAACATCGCGGACGCCCCCGCGATGCTCGCCCCGACCGTCGACGCCTACGCCGCGTCGGGCATCACGCTCGCCCTGGAGACCTACGAACAGGTGGCCACCGCGGACCTCGTCGGAGTGGTCGAAGCGGTCGGCAGCGACGCGCTCGGCATCTGTCTGGATCCGGCGAACGTCGTCGCCAGGCTCGAGCAGCCGACCGACTGCATCGCGCTCGCGGCACCGCACGTGAAGAACGTGCACGTGAAGGACTTCGCGTTCGCCCGGCAGGACGGCTGGGTGGGCTTCACCTACAGCGGCGTCCGGATGGGATCCGGGCTGCACGACTACGCGCACCTCCTCGACGTGGTGCGCCCGCGCGAACGCGGCATCAACGAGATCGTCGAGCACTGGCTTCCGTGGCAGGGCGACGCCACCACCACGATCCGAACCGAGCGGGACTGGACCCGCGCCACCCTGGAACACCTGAGGAGCACTCCATGA
- a CDS encoding triose-phosphate isomerase family protein produces MSLKMYFGHAPARAWFDEVAARVRVHDAVMDGAVELFITPTYLQVLPALEAFRGTPVRIGTQNVAAAQEGAFTGEVSAGELAEVGATLAEIGHAERRRLFGETDRDVAAKTRVCLANGITPLLCIGEEREQDPNAAADIALGQLRAALADAEPGSVIVAYEPIWAIGASQPAGDDHVRTVVRALRDELESDPAREGSSIIYGGAAGPGLLTGLADDVDGVFLGRFAHDPDALVSVLDEAAELARRPAA; encoded by the coding sequence GTGAGCCTGAAGATGTACTTCGGGCACGCGCCGGCGCGCGCGTGGTTCGACGAGGTCGCCGCGCGCGTCCGCGTGCACGACGCGGTCATGGACGGAGCCGTGGAGCTGTTCATCACGCCCACGTATCTGCAGGTGCTGCCCGCCCTCGAGGCGTTCCGCGGGACGCCGGTGCGGATCGGCACGCAGAACGTCGCCGCAGCGCAGGAGGGCGCGTTCACGGGCGAGGTCTCGGCCGGCGAGCTCGCCGAGGTCGGCGCGACGCTCGCCGAGATCGGGCATGCGGAACGACGCCGGCTCTTCGGCGAGACAGACCGCGACGTCGCCGCGAAGACGCGCGTCTGCCTCGCGAACGGGATCACGCCGCTGCTGTGCATCGGCGAGGAGCGGGAACAGGATCCGAATGCCGCAGCCGACATCGCCCTCGGCCAGCTGCGCGCGGCTCTCGCGGACGCGGAGCCCGGATCCGTCATCGTCGCATACGAGCCCATCTGGGCGATCGGCGCGTCGCAGCCGGCCGGCGACGATCACGTGCGCACGGTCGTCCGCGCCCTACGCGACGAGCTCGAGAGCGACCCCGCACGCGAGGGATCCTCGATCATCTACGGCGGAGCCGCGGGTCCGGGGCTGCTCACAGGACTCGCCGACGACGTCGACGGCGTCTTCCTCGGCCGCTTCGCGCACGATCCCGACGCGCTCGTGTCGGTGCTCGACGAGGCCGCCGAGCTCGCGCGGAGGCCCGCGGCGTGA
- a CDS encoding ribose-5-phosphate isomerase yields the protein MADKLRIIVGGDDAGFGYKETLKKDLEASDLVESVVDVGVSEDGHTPYPKVAIEAAERIARGEADRALLICGTGLGVAISANKVAGIRAVTAHDSYSVERSVLSNNAQVLCMGQRVVGIELARRLTKEWLTYHFDESSASAKKVAVLNEYETTGSC from the coding sequence ATGGCTGACAAGCTCCGCATCATCGTCGGCGGCGACGACGCCGGCTTCGGGTACAAGGAAACGCTCAAGAAGGACCTCGAGGCCAGCGACCTCGTCGAGAGCGTCGTCGACGTCGGCGTCTCCGAAGACGGCCACACTCCCTATCCCAAGGTCGCGATCGAGGCTGCCGAGAGGATCGCCCGCGGCGAGGCCGACCGCGCGCTGCTGATCTGCGGCACCGGCCTGGGCGTCGCGATCTCCGCGAACAAGGTCGCCGGGATCCGCGCCGTCACCGCGCACGACAGCTACTCGGTCGAGCGGTCGGTCCTCTCGAACAACGCGCAGGTGCTCTGCATGGGTCAGCGCGTCGTGGGTATCGAACTCGCGCGCCGTCTCACGAAGGAGTGGCTGACCTACCACTTCGACGAGTCGTCGGCATCGGCGAAGAAGGTCGCCGTCCTGAACGAGTACGAAACCACCGGGTCCTGCTAG
- a CDS encoding dihydroxyacetone kinase family protein: MTRLWNDPADFVDEMIDGFVAANTRYVRRVSGGVARSTKTPDGQVAVVIGGGSGHYPAFGGLVGPGLAHGAAMGNLFASPSMQQVFSVAKAAENGGGVFLSYGNYAGDVLNFDAAQEQLREAGIPCQTVTVTDDVSSAAAEEKHKRRGIAGDLTVFRIAGAAAERGASLDEVVRLARHANERTRSFGVAFSGCTLPGAPEPLFEVEPGRMAVGLGIHGEPGLRDEDIPSADGLAEMLVERLLEELPDGVDEARGARVIPILNGLGSLKYEEMFVVYRRIAQLLEAAGVEAVDPHVGEYCTSFDMAGTSLTLLWLDDELEELWETGVDTPAYRRGSVDHAGELIAEDDVDAAADEIGSADADGRAVAAAIVRLFDVAQETIDTHVDELGRLDQVAGDGDHGIGMQRGVHAARNAAHDAKERGAGAATTLARAADAWSDRAGGTSGAIWGAILATVSKHLADDGTPDADALAAGVSAASERVGTFGAVPGDKTLVDALVPLAETFAARIAADDSVGDAWQAAADAATAAATETADMLPKMGRARAHHEKALGTPDPGAHSLALLAQALLTLTDGK; the protein is encoded by the coding sequence ATGACCCGCCTCTGGAACGACCCCGCCGACTTCGTCGACGAGATGATCGACGGCTTCGTCGCCGCGAACACGCGCTATGTGCGGCGCGTGTCCGGCGGCGTCGCCCGCTCCACGAAGACGCCCGACGGCCAGGTCGCCGTCGTCATCGGCGGCGGCAGCGGCCACTACCCCGCTTTCGGCGGGCTCGTCGGCCCTGGCCTCGCGCACGGCGCCGCGATGGGGAACCTCTTCGCGTCGCCGTCGATGCAGCAGGTGTTCTCCGTCGCGAAGGCGGCCGAGAATGGCGGTGGCGTCTTCCTCAGCTACGGCAACTACGCCGGGGACGTGCTCAACTTCGACGCCGCGCAGGAGCAGTTGCGCGAAGCCGGGATCCCGTGTCAGACCGTGACCGTCACCGACGACGTCTCGAGTGCTGCCGCGGAGGAGAAGCACAAGCGCCGCGGCATCGCGGGTGACCTCACCGTGTTCCGGATCGCGGGTGCAGCCGCCGAGCGCGGAGCGTCGCTCGACGAAGTGGTGCGACTCGCGCGGCACGCGAACGAGCGCACGCGCTCGTTCGGCGTCGCGTTCTCCGGCTGCACCCTGCCCGGCGCGCCCGAGCCGCTGTTCGAGGTCGAGCCCGGTCGCATGGCCGTCGGCCTCGGAATTCATGGCGAGCCCGGGCTGCGTGACGAGGACATCCCGTCCGCCGACGGCCTCGCCGAGATGCTCGTCGAGCGCCTCCTCGAAGAGCTGCCGGACGGGGTCGACGAGGCGCGCGGCGCGCGCGTGATCCCGATCCTCAACGGCCTCGGATCCCTGAAGTACGAGGAGATGTTCGTCGTCTACCGCCGCATCGCGCAGCTGCTCGAGGCCGCGGGCGTCGAGGCCGTCGATCCGCACGTCGGCGAGTACTGCACGAGCTTCGACATGGCGGGCACCTCGCTCACGCTGCTCTGGCTCGACGACGAGCTCGAGGAGCTCTGGGAGACGGGGGTCGACACCCCCGCGTATCGGCGCGGATCCGTCGATCACGCCGGCGAACTCATTGCCGAGGACGACGTCGACGCCGCCGCGGACGAGATCGGGTCCGCCGACGCCGACGGTCGTGCCGTCGCCGCGGCCATCGTGCGTCTCTTCGATGTCGCACAGGAGACGATCGACACCCACGTCGACGAGCTGGGGCGCCTCGATCAGGTCGCGGGCGACGGCGACCACGGCATCGGCATGCAGCGCGGTGTGCACGCGGCCCGCAATGCCGCGCACGACGCTAAGGAGCGAGGCGCGGGCGCGGCGACGACGCTCGCGCGCGCGGCTGACGCGTGGTCGGATCGCGCGGGCGGTACCTCGGGCGCGATCTGGGGCGCGATCCTCGCCACCGTCTCGAAGCACCTCGCGGACGACGGAACCCCGGACGCCGACGCCCTCGCGGCTGGCGTCTCCGCGGCCTCCGAACGCGTCGGAACGTTCGGCGCCGTCCCCGGCGACAAGACGCTTGTCGACGCACTCGTCCCGCTCGCCGAGACGTTCGCGGCGCGCATCGCCGCCGACGACAGCGTGGGCGACGCGTGGCAGGCCGCCGCAGACGCGGCGACCGCCGCCGCGACCGAGACGGCCGACATGCTCCCGAAGATGGGCCGCGCCCGCGCGCACCACGAGAAGGCGCTCGGCACCCCGGATCCGGGAGCGCATTCGCTCGCGCTCCTCGCGCAGGCACTCCTCACCCTCACCGATGGAAAGTAG
- a CDS encoding FadR/GntR family transcriptional regulator, whose protein sequence is MTTGSSSSDQIVDALGTLPSGTPVSEVARRLLDLFTGGSIEPGTRLPSERHLAASLDVGRSAVREALAALEILGIVHVRPGSGTFLRGKASDLLPQTLKWGLLIGDRNTGELLELRSGLEIYVARLAATRADEKGCALLHDHVKRMRDVGENLDDFARADRAFHLGLADLAGNQTLDDLLHVVRSLLHVYSDRAVHSRADAETAAREHEAVLEALDAGDADAAASAMAVHMVTASERLTRVASE, encoded by the coding sequence ATGACCACTGGTTCGTCGTCGTCGGATCAGATCGTCGATGCCCTCGGAACGCTTCCGAGCGGCACACCGGTGAGTGAAGTCGCCCGACGTCTGCTCGATCTGTTCACCGGGGGGTCCATCGAGCCGGGAACGCGACTGCCCTCGGAACGCCACCTCGCGGCTTCGCTCGACGTCGGCCGGTCGGCCGTACGGGAAGCGCTTGCGGCGCTGGAGATCCTCGGCATCGTGCACGTCCGACCGGGTTCGGGAACCTTTTTGCGGGGAAAGGCCAGTGACCTGTTGCCGCAGACCTTGAAGTGGGGCCTGCTGATCGGCGACCGCAATACTGGCGAACTGCTCGAGCTCCGGTCGGGTCTCGAGATTTACGTCGCCCGCCTTGCCGCGACGAGAGCGGATGAGAAGGGGTGTGCGCTGTTGCACGACCACGTCAAGCGCATGCGTGACGTCGGTGAGAACCTCGACGATTTCGCACGTGCGGATCGGGCGTTCCACCTCGGCCTCGCCGACCTTGCGGGAAATCAGACGCTCGACGATCTCCTGCACGTCGTGCGATCGCTGCTTCACGTGTACTCCGACCGTGCCGTGCATTCTCGCGCCGACGCCGAAACGGCCGCGCGCGAGCACGAGGCCGTTCTCGAGGCGCTCGATGCGGGGGACGCGGATGCGGCGGCGTCCGCGATGGCCGTTCACATGGTCACCGCCTCGGAGCGTCTCACGCGGGTGGCGTCGGAATGA
- a CDS encoding NAD(P)-dependent alcohol dehydrogenase has protein sequence MNETEALRDKGSAAIPDTQRAAELHGARDVRIATRPVPSPAPDEVLVRVTAVGVCGSDVHFYQDGHLGDWQVEEPLVLGHEAGGAIVSVGADVDPGRIGERVSIEPQHPSTTSRETLRGAYNLDPDMRFYAVPGTDGAFQEYVTIQSHFAFAIPDSVSDEAAALMEPLSVAIATARKAGIQPGDRVLIAGAGPIGIVTAQVARAFGAADVIISDIAEARRKSALTFGATAAIDPAAGGLDEIAGTVDAFIDASGAAPAVKSGILTVRPGGRVVLVGMGLDELPLPISRIQNLELVVTGVFRYANTWPTAISLVADGRVDLDRMVTGRFGLDRVTDALESTANPATIKSVVTPAAADDAPESP, from the coding sequence GTGAACGAGACAGAAGCCTTGCGTGACAAGGGATCCGCGGCGATTCCCGACACGCAGCGCGCCGCCGAGCTGCACGGTGCGCGCGATGTGAGAATCGCGACGCGCCCTGTCCCGAGCCCTGCCCCGGACGAGGTCCTGGTCCGGGTCACCGCTGTCGGCGTGTGCGGCAGTGACGTGCACTTCTATCAGGACGGTCACCTGGGCGACTGGCAGGTCGAGGAGCCTCTCGTCCTCGGTCACGAAGCCGGCGGTGCCATCGTCTCCGTGGGTGCGGACGTCGACCCCGGGCGCATCGGCGAGCGCGTCTCGATCGAGCCGCAGCACCCGTCCACGACGTCTCGCGAAACGCTGCGCGGCGCGTACAACCTCGACCCCGACATGCGCTTCTACGCGGTCCCGGGCACCGATGGCGCCTTCCAGGAGTACGTCACGATCCAGAGCCATTTCGCCTTCGCGATTCCGGACAGCGTCAGCGACGAGGCGGCCGCCCTCATGGAGCCGCTCTCGGTCGCCATCGCCACCGCGCGCAAGGCCGGGATCCAGCCGGGCGACCGCGTGCTCATCGCGGGCGCGGGCCCGATCGGCATCGTCACCGCGCAGGTCGCGCGGGCGTTCGGCGCGGCGGACGTGATCATCTCGGACATCGCGGAAGCACGGCGCAAGTCGGCGCTCACCTTCGGCGCGACGGCGGCCATCGACCCCGCTGCCGGCGGGCTCGATGAGATCGCCGGCACGGTCGACGCGTTCATCGACGCCTCGGGCGCGGCACCGGCCGTCAAGAGCGGGATCCTCACGGTGCGCCCCGGGGGTCGCGTCGTGCTCGTCGGCATGGGCCTGGACGAACTGCCGCTGCCCATCTCGCGCATCCAGAACCTCGAGCTCGTCGTCACCGGCGTCTTCCGCTACGCCAACACGTGGCCGACCGCGATCTCGCTCGTCGCCGACGGCCGCGTCGATCTCGACCGCATGGTGACCGGCCGCTTCGGTCTGGACCGTGTCACGGACGCCCTCGAGTCGACGGCGAATCCCGCCACGATCAAGTCGGTGGTGACACCGGCGGCCGCAGACGACGCGCCGGAGTCACCGTGA
- a CDS encoding alcohol dehydrogenase catalytic domain-containing protein, whose translation MLALEERSRPTPGYKEILIETAAVGICGTDTHVFDGEFEGTVFPLVPGHEATGTIVELGEGVNDGVFDFRVGDKVAVNPSTTCGECEQCLNGHQNLCPKWNGLGVVASDGAAQQFFTAPSTNVFRLQPETDIFEAALIEPLACAIRGWDVLPRRMGDHVLVYGAGTMGLLMAQLAHRAGAATVTIVDLNADRLTTAAECGIELRYTNADDADRDKWDVVIDCTGNIRAIEDGLTRVKPAGYFQDFGVAPADKTAQFSPFRIYRDEISIVGTMAVLNSFGRAVEMFEAGAINARAMISHSFTLDDYAEALEMFRRGEGRKLQIRPNDTESRVLL comes from the coding sequence GTGCTTGCCCTCGAAGAACGGTCGAGACCCACACCCGGCTACAAGGAGATCCTCATCGAGACCGCCGCGGTCGGGATCTGCGGCACGGACACGCACGTCTTCGACGGCGAGTTCGAAGGAACGGTCTTCCCCCTCGTGCCCGGTCACGAGGCGACGGGGACGATCGTGGAGCTCGGCGAGGGCGTCAACGACGGCGTCTTCGACTTCCGGGTCGGCGACAAGGTGGCGGTGAACCCGAGCACCACGTGCGGCGAGTGCGAGCAGTGCCTCAACGGACACCAGAACCTGTGTCCGAAGTGGAACGGCCTCGGCGTCGTCGCATCCGACGGTGCCGCGCAGCAGTTCTTCACGGCGCCCTCGACGAACGTCTTCCGCCTGCAGCCCGAGACGGACATCTTCGAGGCAGCACTCATCGAGCCGCTCGCCTGCGCGATCCGCGGCTGGGACGTGCTGCCGCGCCGCATGGGCGATCACGTTCTCGTCTACGGCGCCGGCACCATGGGCCTGCTCATGGCGCAGCTCGCCCACCGCGCGGGAGCGGCGACCGTGACGATCGTCGACCTCAACGCGGACCGGCTCACGACGGCGGCCGAGTGCGGCATCGAGCTGCGCTACACGAACGCCGATGACGCCGACCGCGACAAGTGGGACGTCGTGATCGACTGCACCGGAAACATCCGCGCGATCGAAGACGGGCTCACCCGCGTCAAGCCGGCCGGGTACTTCCAGGACTTCGGCGTCGCCCCCGCCGACAAGACGGCGCAGTTCTCGCCGTTCCGCATCTACCGTGACGAGATCTCGATCGTCGGCACGATGGCGGTCCTCAACTCGTTCGGTCGTGCGGTCGAGATGTTCGAGGCCGGTGCGATCAACGCGCGGGCGATGATCAGCCACTCGTTCACGCTCGACGACTACGCCGAGGCGCTCGAGATGTTCCGCCGCGGCGAGGGCCGCAAGCTGCAGATCCGCCCGAACGACACCGAGTCGCGGGTGCTTCTGTGA
- a CDS encoding DUF2291 family protein translates to MSGVAAPARRKGLGKGAKRGILAAVIVAAIAFVAIGTRVVPYGAELPGAEEGFNAETYGAENFPAVQEAVVERAADAETLAAAIADDQEAAVGEYAVESSGGPVFSVTVTGTFGEASSGIYDLQVEGLGDDLTVRVQTGPAINGTELRDASGEITFGEFTNQIDYQNAAAALNNEMKVAVLEGIDTENLEGKTATITGAFTLINPQAWLLTPVELEVG, encoded by the coding sequence GTGAGCGGCGTCGCGGCGCCTGCGAGGCGCAAAGGTCTCGGCAAGGGCGCGAAGCGGGGGATCCTCGCGGCCGTGATCGTCGCGGCGATCGCGTTCGTCGCGATCGGCACCCGCGTCGTTCCGTACGGTGCGGAGCTGCCGGGCGCCGAAGAGGGATTCAACGCCGAGACCTACGGCGCCGAGAACTTCCCGGCCGTACAGGAAGCGGTCGTGGAGCGCGCGGCCGACGCCGAGACGCTCGCGGCGGCCATCGCCGACGACCAGGAGGCGGCCGTCGGCGAGTACGCGGTCGAGAGCTCGGGCGGCCCCGTCTTCAGCGTCACGGTGACGGGCACCTTCGGCGAAGCATCCTCCGGCATCTACGACCTGCAGGTCGAGGGGCTCGGCGACGACCTCACAGTGCGCGTCCAGACCGGCCCGGCCATCAACGGCACCGAGCTGCGTGACGCCTCCGGCGAGATCACCTTCGGTGAGTTCACCAACCAGATCGACTACCAGAACGCGGCGGCGGCGCTCAACAACGAGATGAAGGTCGCGGTGCTCGAGGGCATCGACACCGAGAACCTCGAGGGCAAGACCGCCACGATCACGGGCGCCTTCACGCTCATCAACCCGCAGGCGTGGCTTCTCACGCCGGTTGAGCTCGAGGTGGGGTGA
- a CDS encoding sugar ABC transporter ATP-binding protein, producing the protein MATDEVVLEARDIVKNYGGTRALKGVNFSIRSGTVTTLFGENGAGKSTLMKILSGVEQPTSGEILLGGEPVAFSSTIEAAEHGISIIHQELSLAPNLTVRDNIFMGREIMRPFGGVDYAEEARQTRALLQEMNLAIEPDTYVSDLRVGQQQIIEIARALSVNSRILIMDEPTSALAAAEVETLFGIIRELLARGVAIVYISHHLEEALEITDHAVVLRDGSMTARAEREDIDLAWIVRNMVGDNFDLGSPPEGYEFGDPVLTVDGVTVLDPDNPERAVVKDLDLEVRAGEIVCIYGLMGAGRTELLETIAGRGRVERGEILLDGRSILGDSIAERIEHGVGLVPEDRQRDGLVQTFSVGRNLTLASLDDSMTRGSLSPRKERARAKELIDAVTVKTPGPDLNIGGLSGGNQQKVVIGKIVATDPRLILLDEPSRGIDVGAKAEVFRLLSERARRGVGVVYTTSEVGECLSIAHRIIVMSRGQISAEFGPDATKDMIMAASGEA; encoded by the coding sequence ATGGCTACCGATGAGGTCGTCCTCGAAGCGCGCGACATCGTCAAGAACTACGGCGGCACGCGTGCGCTCAAGGGCGTGAACTTCTCGATCCGCTCGGGCACCGTCACCACGCTGTTCGGTGAGAACGGCGCTGGCAAGTCGACGCTCATGAAGATTCTCTCCGGTGTCGAGCAGCCCACGTCCGGTGAGATCCTGCTCGGCGGCGAGCCGGTCGCGTTCTCGTCGACGATCGAGGCCGCCGAACACGGCATCTCGATCATTCACCAGGAGCTCAGCCTCGCGCCGAACCTCACGGTGCGGGACAACATCTTCATGGGTCGCGAGATCATGCGGCCGTTCGGCGGCGTCGACTATGCGGAGGAGGCGCGTCAGACGCGTGCGCTTCTGCAGGAGATGAACCTCGCGATCGAACCCGACACGTACGTCTCGGACCTCCGCGTCGGGCAGCAGCAGATCATCGAGATCGCGCGTGCGCTCTCGGTGAACTCGCGCATCCTCATCATGGATGAGCCGACGTCCGCGCTCGCCGCGGCCGAGGTCGAGACCCTGTTCGGGATCATCCGGGAACTGCTCGCGCGCGGCGTCGCCATCGTCTACATCTCTCACCACCTCGAAGAGGCGCTCGAGATCACCGACCACGCGGTCGTGCTGCGCGACGGATCCATGACGGCGCGCGCCGAGCGAGAGGACATCGACCTCGCGTGGATCGTGCGCAACATGGTCGGCGACAACTTCGATCTCGGCTCGCCGCCCGAGGGGTACGAGTTCGGCGATCCGGTGCTGACCGTCGACGGCGTGACCGTGCTCGATCCCGACAACCCTGAGCGCGCGGTCGTGAAGGACCTCGACCTCGAGGTGCGCGCGGGCGAGATCGTCTGCATCTACGGACTCATGGGCGCCGGCCGCACGGAGCTGCTTGAGACGATCGCCGGCCGCGGTCGTGTCGAGCGGGGCGAGATCCTGCTCGACGGACGTTCGATCCTCGGCGACTCGATCGCAGAACGGATCGAGCACGGCGTCGGCCTCGTGCCGGAGGACCGGCAGCGCGACGGGCTCGTGCAGACGTTCTCGGTGGGTCGGAACCTCACGCTCGCGAGTCTCGACGACTCGATGACGCGCGGAAGCCTCTCTCCGCGCAAGGAGCGGGCGCGGGCGAAGGAGCTCATCGACGCCGTCACGGTCAAGACCCCCGGTCCCGACCTCAACATCGGCGGCCTGTCGGGCGGAAACCAGCAGAAGGTCGTGATCGGCAAGATCGTCGCGACGGATCCCCGGCTCATCCTGCTCGACGAACCGAGTCGCGGCATCGACGTCGGCGCGAAGGCGGAGGTGTTCCGGCTGCTGTCGGAGCGCGCGCGCCGCGGCGTCGGCGTCGTCTACACGACGAGCGAGGTCGGCGAATGCCTCAGCATCGCGCACCGCATCATCGTGATGAGTCGCGGGCAGATCTCGGCAGAGTTCGGGCCGGACGCAACCAAGGACATGATCATGGCCGCCTCGGGCGAGGCCTGA